From Pagrus major chromosome 2, Pma_NU_1.0, one genomic window encodes:
- the sipa1l3 gene encoding signal-induced proliferation-associated 1-like protein 3, translated as MNSYRDRGVTCNSSDLLDGGGGGGVLPQHTPFRHTPNGHPAPGLTDPAMQPRVSVPKMGVRARIAEWPPRRAQSRESLLENGQIGSNRHGDDCSTISSSILSSDMGLVRGGVARLPRRRSKDVEFRGGGFGIERGSPFSLRVFPPLRQRSNSEVTLSEQDENEVEVRGGGGMGNLYREYGSTSSIDVQGIPEQSFFDMLSQFHQERPDQRSSAPVRLGELLRTPDSPPNAPLPSAPSPGPIGGDDRGTGRKDGAERTRKKSGGTESSLGTSSLFRKLRSSSRGELDGGKGETGEDGGRGSGEASYKPWVCPKSFVHFDAQSILFDLHEAAAQRGYAAQRRNTATGASAASVSLSVSRSSAVNDPVYSSIEDLTLSLDPGSTTPSLGVDPLDGPPGAHNSSQLLLCCPHFLNETGGHGERNISFLSSSAERGGDGGGDGARGWLRRSNASVSVLEVPIEQQVTRLERLKLYSIEHVDLGARYYREYFHGREHSNYFGTDEKMGAVAISIRREKLEDTKDLKDQYQYRLVVRTSELVTLRGSILEDAVASTGRHGTVRGLPLKEVLEQVVPELNVSCLRLALSTPKVTEQLLKLDEQGLSQKHKVGVLLCRAGQSTEEEMYNNEEASPAFSAFLELLGEQVLLKGFTKYAAQLDTKTDSTGTHSLYTTYQGYEVMFHVSTMLPYMPNNPQQLLRKRHIGNDIVTIIFQEPGALPFTPQNIRSHFQHVFVIVRVHNPCSENTCYSVAVTRMKDVPPFGPPIPSGVTFRDPETFRNFLLAKVINAENAAHKSEKFHTMATRTRQEYLRDLAENYVSSTPLDSAGKLNNLISLASKKRERSKAREGAELGAAGAIAWRVLAQDFSGGGTELPCALGLSAEYVLLTDCSTKEVVFNCFCADVIGWTPERLSVKIFYGRGDHIAVRVPEGCAQDIREVVQRLKSLTVGCETVDMTLRRNGLGQLGFHVRLDGTVAEVEEYGFAWQAGLRQGSRLVEICKVAAVTLTHEQMIDLLRTSVTVKVVIIPPYEEGGPRRGCTEEYEMKTMEQKPEPEPLAVGYRPSPRPTWRWDSPPIPPSLHSAPNPQRWAPMGPPPPPLPRSHKALMPVPYREPQHLNSKRPVSYPENHYSLSPAGGDRVLPYRNPSASFSSPSSGLVSLSTMGPPGITPGPFVRYKPSPDRYGTGQRPLLPYEPHLSVDITSSGESSSGFTSQDSTMERCKTEPLWHVPASSSRGPSVGGGQRRLPRQDVPGKDSPNRHSKGETQYSSHSSSNTLSSNASSSHSDERWFDGGAGGDRGGGGCLGDPADADPDLLNKGGSNDSGIDASTHYNNTRHGNMSNSQPHKPMHIFPNYSGVQELSVGRNSSGGEARRRESSPIIPASANQNKGYRTRTFPPPGSSADKMDAFKPRAYTPQGYKTPTAEKARPVRAATTTPTSAQLSSIPLSSSAPKAFYGKSRQTAWMNDDSGPSPSNATTTSNSDSSSKKQVDTNSKNVFGQPRLRASLRDLRSPRRTYKSTIEDDLKRLIIMDNPGEAPQRDPSPRRTLQRTFSDESLCSGRRESSFDSENQTTPTDVLFTSTLPTRRHAISNHVQGKKMPLSASELSLTEVRDKVPPLRRLDPGLMPLPDTACGLEWSSLVNAAKAYEAQRAVSLFSLTEPQGGGPDMRPVVSPVQFHTPQTPRTTPTFSVDEVPNDLSGRLYHLEVMLKQLNTDLEREKQDKVVLLAEMANLRENNQRLQEESLTASEQLRKFSRIFTNLDKPESDHEARPLTHETDSKRE; from the exons ATGAACAGCTACAGAGACAGAGGGGTCACTTGCAACTCCTCAGACCTCCtggatggaggtggaggaggaggtgttttGCCCCAGCACACTCCCTTTCGCCACACCCCAAATGGCCACCCGGCTCCTGGCCTCACAGACCCGGCCATGCAACCACGTGTCTCCGTGCCCAAAATGGGTGTCCGGGCACGGATTGCAGAATGGCCCCCACGCCGAGCGCAGTCCAGGGAGTCGCTACTTGAAAATGGGCAGATTGGCAGCAATCGCCATGGAGATGACTGCTCCACAATTTCCTCATCAATTTTGTCATCTGACATGGGGTTGGTGCGGGGAGGAGTTGCCAGGTTGCCACGACGGCGGTCCAAGGATGTAGAGTTTAGAGGAGGAGGGTTTGGCATTGAAAGAGGTTCACCTTTTAGCCTAAGAGTGTTCCCTCCACTGAGACAGCGCTCTAACAGCGAGGTGACCCTGAGCGAACAGGACGAAAACGAG GTGGAGGTCCGTGGAGGTGGTGGGATGGGGAACCTGTACAGAGAATATGGCAGCACCTCTTCCATTGACGTCCAGGGCATTCCTGAGCAGAGCTTCTTTGACATGCTCAGCCAGTTCCACCAGGAGAGGCCTGACCAGCGCAGCTCAGCGCCCGTACGCCTCGGGGAGCTGCTGCGCACTCCAGACTCACCACCAAACGCACCACTCCCCTCTGCTCCCTCACCTGGTCCCATAGGCGGTGACGACAGAgggacaggaaggaaggacggAGCCGAGAGGACAAGGAAGAAAAGTGGAGGGACCGAGTCATCTCTGGGCACCTCCTCTTTGTTCAGGAAACTTAGGAGCTCTAGTCGAGGAGAGCTGGATGGAGGGAAAGGAGAGACTGGTGAGGATGGAGGTCGGGGTTCAGGGGAGGCCTCCTACAAACCGTGGGTCTGCCCCAAGAGCTTTGTCCACTTTGATGCTCAGAGCATCTTGTTTGACCTTCATGAGGCGGCGGCTCAGCGGGGTTATGCCGCCCAGAGGAGGAACACCGCAACAGGGGCATCAGCTGCTTCAGTGTCCCTGTCCGTCTCCAGATCCTCAGCTGTGAACGACCCGGTTTACTCCAGCATAGAGGATCTGACCCTGAGCCTCGACCCTGGCTCCACCACACCATCCCTGGGCGTGGACCCCCTGGATGGGCCTCCTGGAGCCCATAACTCGAGCCAACTACTCCTCTGCTGCCCCCACTTTCTCAATGAGACCGGGGGCCACGGGGAGCGCAACATCAGCTTCCTCAGCTCATCAGCAGAgcgaggaggagatggaggaggtgacGGAGCAAGGGGCTGGCTGAGGAGGAGTAACGCCAGCGTCTCAGTGCTGGAGGTGCCTATTGAACAGCAGGTTACGAGACTGGAACGACTGAAACTGTACAGCATAGAGCACGTAGACCTGGGGGCCAGGTACTACAGAGAGTACTTCCATGGAAGAG AGCACTCAAACTACTTTGGGACTGACGAGAAGATGGGCGCTGTGGCGATAAGCATCCGCAGGGAGAAACTGGAAGACACCAAAGACCTGAAAGACCAGTACCAGTACCGGCTCGTCGTCAGGACGAGTGAG CTCGTGACCCTGCGAGGCTCCATTTTAGAGGATGCGGTGGCATCCACGGGGAGGCACGGCACGGTGCGGGGTTTGCCGCTCAAGGAGGTTCTGGAGCAGGTCGTCCCCGAGCTTAACGTCTCCTGTTTGAGACTGGCGCTCAGCACACCCAAAGTCACCGAACAGCTCCTGAAACTGGACGAACAGGGG TTAAGTCAGAAGCACAAGGTGGGTGTTCTGCTGTGCCGTGCAGGCCAGAgcactgaggaggagatgtaCAACAACGAGGAGGCGTCACCCGCCTTCTCTGCCTTCCTGGAGCTGCTGGGGGAGCAGGTGCTGCTCAAAGGATTCACCAAATACGCCGCACAGCTCGACACAAAGA CTGACTCTACTGGCACCCACTCCCTGTACACCACCTACCAAGGCTACGAGGTCATGTTCCACGTGTCCACCATGCTGCCGTACATGCCCAACAACCCCCAGCAG ctCTTGAGAAAGAGGCACATAGGGAACGACATTGTCACCATAATCTTCCAGGAGCCGGGAGCGTTGCCTTTCACCCCTCAGAATATTCGCTCACACTTCCAGCATGTCTTTGTTATCGTCCGGGTGCACAACCCCTGCTCTGAAAACACCTGTTACAG TGTTGCTGTGACAAGAATGAAGGACGTGCCTCCCTTTGGCCCACCCATCCCCAGCGGCGTCACCTTCCGTGACCCAGAAACCTTCCGTAACTTTCTTCTAGCCAAAGTTATCAATGCAGAAAATGCAGCGCATAAGTCAGAGAAGTTCCACACCATGGCGACGCGAACGCGGCAGGAATACCTGCGCGACCTGGCTGAGAACTACGTCAGCAGCACGCCACTCGACTCAGCCGGCAAGCTCAACAACCTCATCTCCCTCGCGTCCAAAAAACGCGAGCGCTCCAAGGCGAGAGAGGGAGCGGAGTTGGGAGCTGCGGGGGCCATTGCCTGGAGGGTCCTAGCCCAGGACTTCAGCGGCGGAGGCACGGAGCTCCCCTGTGCCTTGGGTTTGTCGGCTGAGTACGTCCTCCTGACAGACTGTTCCACCAAAGAGGTGGTGTTTAACTGCTTCTGCGCGGACGTGATTGGCTGGACACCAGAGCGTCTGTCGGTAAAGATCTTCTACGGCAGAGGAGACCACATCGCGGTGCGGGTACCAGAGGGCTGCGCACAGGACATCAGGGAGGTGGTGCAGAGATTAAAG TCATTGACAGTGGGATGTGAGACGGTGGATATGACTCTGAGAAGAAACGGACTGGGACAACTGGGCTTCCATGTTCGCCTGGACGGCACCGTGGCCGAG gtgGAGGAGTATGGCTTTGCCTGGCAGGCGGGATTGAGACAGGGCAGTCGGTTAGTGGAGATCTGCAAGGTGGCGGCGGTGACGCTGACTCACGAGCAAATGATCGACCTGCTGAGGACGTCTGTCACGGTCAAAGTGGTCATAATTCCTCCGTATGAAGAGGGAGGCCCTCGCAG GGGCTGCACAGAGGAGTACGAGATGAAGACCATGGAGCAAAAGCCAGAACCCGAGCCCCTGGCAGTgggctacagaccttcccctcGCCCGACGTGGCGATGGGACAGTCCGCCCATTCCTCCAAGTCTCCACAGTGCCCCCAACCCTCAGCGCTGGGCCCCCATGggtcccccacctcctccactgcccCGATCACATAAGGCCCTGATGCCTGTTCCCTACAGGGAGCCTCAGCACCTCAACTCCAAGAG GCCAGTGAGCTACCCAGAGAACCACTACAGTCTGTCTCCTGCAGGAGGCGACAGAGTGCTGCCCTACAGAAACCCCTCAGCCAGCTTCTCCTCGCCCTCCTCGGGCCTGGTCAGCCTCTCCACCATGGGGCCCCCTGGAATCACACCAGGGCCCTTCGTACGCTACAAACCCTCACctgacag ATATGGAACAGgacagcgccccctgctgccCTATGAGCCCCACCTCAGTGTGGACATCACCTCCAGTGGAGAGTCTTCCTCAGGCTTCACCAGTCAGGACAGCACCATGGAGCGCTGCAAAACTG AACCCCTCTGGCATGTCCCGGCGTCGTCATCTCGAGGACCGAGTGTTGGAGGGGGGCAGAGGAGGCTACCCAGACAGGACGTCCCGGGGAAAGACTCTCCAAACAGACACTCGAAG GGTGAGACTCAGTACTCCAGCCACTCCAGCAGTAACACCCTGTCCAGTAACGCCTCCAGCAGCCACAGCGACGAGCGGTGGTTCgacggaggagctggaggagaccGAGGAGGCGGGGGTTGCCTCGGCGACCCAGCCGACGCTGACCCCGACCTTCTTAACAAGGGGGGATCTAACGACAGCGGCATCGACGCCTCGACCCACTACAACAACACTCGCCACGGAAACATGTCCAACAGCCAGCCCCACAAGCCCATGCACATCTTCCCCAACTACAGCGGCGTCCAGGAGCTGTCCGTGGGAAGGAACAGCAGTGGCGGAGAGGCGAGGAGACGAGAGTCTTCACCTATCATACCTgcctcagccaatcagaacaaAGGATACAGGACTAGGACATTCCCGCCTCCTGGCTCCAGTGCTGATAAAATGGATGCTTTTAAACCCAG GGCCTACACACCTCAAGGTTACAAGACTCCGACAGCAGAGAAAGCCCGGCCTGTCCGAGCCGCCACGACAACACCCACTTCAGCTCAGCTGAGCTCCATCCCTCTGTCCAGCTCCGCCCCCAAGGCCTTTTATGGAAAGAGCAGACAAACGGCCTGGATGAACGACGACTCTGGGCCGTCACCTTCAAATGCGACCACAACATCcaactctgacagcagcagcaagaa GCAGGTGGATACAAATTCAAAGAACGTGTTTGGACAGCCTCGACTCCGAGCATCACTAAGGGACTTGCGTTCTCCACGCCGGACGTACAAAAGCACCATCGAAGATGACTTGAAGAGACTGATTATCATGGACAACCCAGGAGAGGCACCACAAAGAGATCCA TCTCCCAGACGAACCCTGCAGCGCACCTTTTCAGACGAGTCACTGTGCAGCGGGCGCAGAGAGTCCAGCTTCGACTCTGAGAACCAGACGACCCCCACTGACGTGCTGTTCACCTCCACGCTGCCCACACGCAGACACGCCATCTCCAACCACGTCCAGGGCAAGAAGA TGCCTCTGTCTGCCTCCGAGCTGTCCCTCACAGAAGTTAGAGACAAAGTTCCCCCCCTGAGGAGGCTCGATCCTGGGCTGATGCCTCTTCCTGACACAGCCTGTGGACTGGAGTGGTCCAGCCTGGTCAACGCCGCTAAAGCTTACGAAG CACAAAGAGCAGTTTCCCTCTTCTCACTGACGGAGCCACAGGGTGGAGGTCCTGACATGAGACCAGTCGTCAGTCCAGTACAGTTTCACACTCCTCAGACACCTCGGACCACACCGACCTTCAGCGT tgacGAGGTGCCCAACGATCTGTCCGGGCGGCTCTACCACCTGGAAGTGATGTTAAAACAGCTGAACACTGACCTTGAGAGA GAGAAGCAGGATAAAGTCGTTCTGCTGGCAGAGATGGCCAACCTGAGGGAGAACAACCAGCGCCTGCAGGAGGAGAGTCTAACAGCCAGTGAGCAGCTACGCAAGTTCAGCAGGATTTTTACAAACCTCGACAAGCCAGAGAGTGACCACGAGGCTCGCCCCTTAACACACGAAACTGACTCAAAGAGGGAGTGA